DNA from Amycolatopsis sp. DSM 110486:
TTACACGGCCACCCCGCGGATCAGCGCGAACGGCGCGTTCGTGGCGTTCTTCAGCTTCGCCACCAACCTCGTCGCCGGCGACGACGCCTTCTCCGACGTCTACGTGCGCGATCTGCACGCCGGGACGACCGAGAAGATCTCCGGCGGCCCGCACAGCGAATTGGGTGACGCATACAGCGACTTCCCGTCGATCAGCACCGACGGCAAGTACGTCGCCTTCGAAAGCGCAGCGACGAACCTCGTCGCCGGGGATACGAACGGCTACTCCGACGTGTTCGTCCACGACCGCACCCCGGGCCCCGAACCGCGCTTCGCCGTGTCGGACCTCGCGGCCGATTCCCACGGCCACCCGCGGATCACGGCCGCGGTGAAGAACGTCGGCGAGCGCTCCGGCTCGTATACGGGCGTGCTCTGGCTCGACGGCACGGTCGCCGGCGAGCAGACGGTGTCCCTCGGCACCGACCGGACGGCGCGGCTGTCGTTCGACCTGCGGAACCTGACGAGCGGACCGCACATCGCCCGTCTCGGCGGTCTCACGGTGTCGTTCACCGCGGGCCGCTAGTCCCGGGCCGGGAGGGCGGCGCAGCCCTCCCGGCCCGGTTCTTCCGGCGTGACCAGCTCTGGAGTTGCGGGTCCATTTTTTGGCCGAGCACGGTGGGGTCATGCCGCGCCAACCGGCTCGCGCTCGGGACCATGAACTTCGGCACGGCGGGGTTCCACGCCCCAACGGGCAGGACCGCAGACGAAGCCCGGCCGATCTTCCGGCGTTACGTCGAGGCCCGCGGCAACTTCCTCGACCCCGGGCGGAGATCCGCGCCGATCTCGACCGCGTCAGTGCGGCACACCCGGTCGGCGTCCACCGCATGTTCACGCCGGAGTACCAGTCGTGGCTGGTCAGCACCGGCCCGAAGTCGGCGACAAGCCGGCCGGCTACGCGCCCGCCGTGCGCAACTGGGCGGCCGAGAAGACCGCTTGATCAGGCCTTCTCGTACACCACCCGACCGTCCACAACGGTCAGGTCGACGCCGATGTCCTTGATGGCACCTGGATCCACCGACAGCGGGTCGGTGTCGAGCACGACGACGTCGGCCAGCTTGCCACGGCCGATCGTGCCGAGGTGTGCTCGGCGAACTGCGTGGTGGCACTGCCGAGCGTGTAGAGGTGCAGGGCCTCGCGCGCGGTGATCGCGCTGCTTCTCGCAACGACACGGTGGGCCGGTCGAACGCAGAGTTGAACTGGTGCAGGTGGCTGTCGATCAGACCGGGCACGACTGCCGTCGTGCGAGCAACGTCCCAGAACTCGCGGGGCGCGACCTTGTCGGTCGGGGGAGTACGTAAGGTCGTGGCGTGCGATCTCATCGACGTATCGAGAACCCTCCTGCGTTGGTGCACGATGTGGTCGTCGAGACGTTGGAGCGAGCGCTCCGGTGCCGGGTGTTTGAGCCCGAGGCGGCGAGTGTGTTGGTCGGAATCGCGTCGAACGACGACGAGCAGACGTTCGTCGAGCGCTGGTGTGTTGAGGTCGGGACGCGGGCCGTGTCGGGCAGCCCTTTGCTCGGGCTGGCCGGCCTGTGCCTGGGACATACCGCGCGGCGGTTCGGTTGTCTCAGCGATGAGGCCGTGGCGCTGGCAGCGTCGTTGGCGGCGCGCGCTGAGGCGGACCCTACAGACGTGGACGGGCGGGCAATCGACGGCTTTGATGACGTCCGCAGCTTCTTGCACCGTTGGTGACTCGGGCAGCGCGGCATCTCCGAGGTCGACTTCCAGGCGGCCGTCGATCAGGTGGAGGGCCGAGGCCATCATCCGGGTTCGCATACGACATCCGTGCGACATCGCTCGTGCGGCTAGAGCAATTGTCAAGAGTTGTGGGTGAACCGAGTTCAGCGCTGACTCTGGCGTTTGAGGCTGACCGTGGCACTGTTGCGGATCCGCTTGGTGCGGCCGCCTTCGGCGAGGATCTCGACGGCGGCGGTGCTCGACTCGGCGGCGGCCTTGAGTTGGAGCCAGTCCGACGCTGTGAGCAGGTCGCCAGGGCGCCAGGACAGGTTGAGCGTGAT
Protein-coding regions in this window:
- a CDS encoding amidohydrolase family protein, whose translation is MRSTGPPCRCEKQRDHRARGPAPLHARQCHHAVRRAHLGTIGRGKLADVVVLDTDPLSVDPGAIKDIGVDLTVVDGRVVYEKA